The genomic window GGCCGGCGACCTCAACCATCCGGCGGATCCCGAGACCATCGCCAAGACCGGCATCAAGTACCACAAGGAGATCCGCGAGAACGACGGCACGCAGTGCATGATGCGCCGCAACGGCACGGCCCACATCGTCGAGATCATGGATGCCTACGACCTGCTGCCCGTCCACAACTTCCAGTTCGGTTCGCATCCGGATGTCCACAAAATCGACTCCAGTTACTGGCAGCAGCGCTGCACCCAGCACACGGTGGACGGCTGTTGGTACGGCTGCTCCATGGCCTGCGCCAAGGGTGCCGATGGCCTCGTGCTGAAGACCGGCCCCTACCAGGGCCACATGGTCACCGTGGACGGTCCTGAGTACGAGAACGCGGCGGGCCTGGGCTCCAACTGCGGCGTCTTCGACCCCGATGCTCTGCTGGAGCTGAACTTCTACTGCGACACCTACGGCATCTGCACCATCACCTACGGCACCCTCACCGCTTTTGTGATGGAGTGCTACCAGCGCGGCATCCTGAACAAGGAGCGCACCGGTGGCCTGGAGATGACCTGGGGAAACGCCGCGGCCGACCTGGAGATGATGCACCAGATGGCCCGGGGTGAAGGCTTCGGCAAGATCGCGGGTCTGGGCGTGAAGAAGATGAAGGAATACTTCATCAAGAACGGCTGGGGCGATCCGCAGCTCATCAACGACATCGGCATGGAGAACAAGGGCCTCGAATACTCCCAGTACATGTCCAAGGAGTCCCTGGCCCAGCAGGGCGGCTACGCCCTCACCAACAAGGGCCCCCAGCACGACGAGGCCTGGCTGATCTTCATGGACATGGTGAACAAGCAGCTGCCCACCTTCGAGGACAAGGCCGAGGCGCTCTACTACTTCCCCCTGTTCCGCACCTGGTTCGGCCTCAACGGCTTCTGCAAGCTGCCCTGGAACGATGTGGTCCCCGCCGACAACGCCTCCCAGCCCGAGCCCCACAAGGTACCCGAGCACGTGCAGAACTATGTGGACCTCTTCACCGCCACCACGGGCATCAAGATCACCAAGGAAGACCTGATCCTGCAGTCCGCGAAGGTCTACAACTTCCAGCGCGTGTTCAACATTCGCATGGGTAAGGGCCTCCGCCTGCACGACGCGGCCCCCTACCGCTCGCTGGGCCCCGTGACGAAGGAAGAATACGAGTCCCGCGCCGAGCGCTACGACCAGCAGATCGTCACCGAAATGGGCCTCGATCCCGCCGGCAAGACCACCGAGGAGAAGATGGCCCTCCACCGCGAATGGCGCACGGGCCGTTTCTCCAAGCTCATGGACAGCGTCTACACGCGGCGCGGCTGGACCCTGGACGGCGTGCCCACCCTGGAGCGCCTGAAGGAACTGGGCCTCGATGCCTTCCCCGAAGTGGTGGAGGTCGTGAAGCAGCACCTCTGAGAGAATCGGCCGCGAAAGCGGCCGATTCTCTTGATGAAATGCAAAGGCGGAATGCGCGCATGATCCTGGTCAATGAAGAACCGCTGGGCTGGCACGAGGGCATGACGGTCCGGGACATCCTCCGGGCCCGGAACTACCGCTTCCCCATGCTCGTCATCCATGTGAACGAGGCCCTGGTGCCGAAGAAGGATTACGACACCACCCTCGTCCCCGACGGCGCCGTGGTGAAGGTCATCCACCTCATCAGCGGAGGCTGAACGCGAAGAAGGCCGCCCGCAGGCGGCCTTCTTCCTGACGCCCGGACGCGATCAAAGCTCCAGCGTGATGCCCTGGGCCAGTTCCACGCGGCCACTGAAGTTGATGGCGCTGGTCTGGCGGCGCATGTAGGTCTTCCAGGCGTCGGACCCGCTCTCGCGGCCGCCGCCGGTCTCCTTCTCGCCGCCGAAGGCCCCGCCGATCTCCGCGCCGCTGGTGCCCGTGTTCACATTGGCCAGACCGCAGTCGCTGCCGGCCACCGAGAGGAAGAGCTCACTCTCGCGCTGATCGTTGGTGATGATGGCGCTGGAGAGGCCCTGGGGCACGCCGTTCTGGAGGGCGATG from Geothrix sp. includes these protein-coding regions:
- a CDS encoding aldehyde ferredoxin oxidoreductase C-terminal domain-containing protein, translated to MSQLVFDPSKVMDIDYTQRTEYLEGLEAIKAAHKVLKEITYTPSLPDKGYTNRTLYVNVGTHEITEKPVTQQMKDVFIGGRGFGLYHLWNAVKPTTRWNDPENEIVISPGPVAGITQYAGTGKSLVVSLSPQTDIPIDSNVGGFYGPLLKFSGFDALELQGKSDKDIILFIDGVKGIIRIEEAPADPVDSHVLAEVLTHMYAENEKDLPNISVVSTGAAAEHSLIGMLNFSFYDRRRKCVRFKQAGRGGIGTVFRDKRIRALVVRGPKVAGDLNHPADPETIAKTGIKYHKEIRENDGTQCMMRRNGTAHIVEIMDAYDLLPVHNFQFGSHPDVHKIDSSYWQQRCTQHTVDGCWYGCSMACAKGADGLVLKTGPYQGHMVTVDGPEYENAAGLGSNCGVFDPDALLELNFYCDTYGICTITYGTLTAFVMECYQRGILNKERTGGLEMTWGNAAADLEMMHQMARGEGFGKIAGLGVKKMKEYFIKNGWGDPQLINDIGMENKGLEYSQYMSKESLAQQGGYALTNKGPQHDEAWLIFMDMVNKQLPTFEDKAEALYYFPLFRTWFGLNGFCKLPWNDVVPADNASQPEPHKVPEHVQNYVDLFTATTGIKITKEDLILQSAKVYNFQRVFNIRMGKGLRLHDAAPYRSLGPVTKEEYESRAERYDQQIVTEMGLDPAGKTTEEKMALHREWRTGRFSKLMDSVYTRRGWTLDGVPTLERLKELGLDAFPEVVEVVKQHL
- the thiS gene encoding sulfur carrier protein ThiS, with amino-acid sequence MILVNEEPLGWHEGMTVRDILRARNYRFPMLVIHVNEALVPKKDYDTTLVPDGAVVKVIHLISGG